The window GACCTGAAGATCAGGGTGTATCATGGAGTGCAATCCTTGTTTCATGGTTCCCATTAATCCTGCTTGTTGCCATATGGATATTCTTTATGAGGCAGATGCAGGTTGGCGGCGGAAAGGCAATGGCTTTTGGAAAGAGTCGGGCAAGACTTTTAACTGAAGAACAGCAGAAGATAACCTTTAAGGATGTTGCAGGTATAGAGGAGGCGAAGGAAGAGGTAAGTGAGATCATTGACTTCTTAAAAGACCCGAAAAAATTTACCAAACTTGGCGGACGGATTCCAAAAGGTGTTCTTCTTATAGGACAGCCTGGGACAGGTAAGACCTTGCTTGCAAAGGCAATTGCGGGTGAGGCAGGTGTTCCGTTTTTTAGTATCTCTGGTTCAGATTTTGTGGAGATGTTTGTAGGTGTTGGCGCATCAAGGGTCAGGGACCTGTTTACGCAGGGGAAGAAGAATGCACCATGTATAATATTTATAGACGAGATTGATGCTGTGGGAAGACACAGGGGAGCTGGATTAGGCGGCGGCCATGATGAGAGGGAACAGACATTGAATCAGCTGCTTGTTGAGATGGACGGTTTTGAATCAAATGAAGGTGTAATCCTTATTGCTGCAACAAACCGTCCTGATGTCCTTGACCCTGCGCTTCTGCGTCCAGGTAGATTTGACAGGACAGTTGTTGTCCCCAAACCTGATATAAAAGGGAGGGCAGAGATATTGAAGGTTCATACAGCCAAGACACCTGTTGCCGATGGTGTAAATATAGATGTCCTTGCAAGAGGCACACCTGGTTTTTCAGGTGCTGATCTGTCAAATCTGGTAAATGAGGCTGCGCTCCTTGCTGCGAGGCAGGGTAAGGACAAGGTAGAAATGGTTGATTTTAATGAAGCAAAAGACAAGGTAATGATGGGGAAAGAAAGAAAGAGTATGATAATAAGTGAGGAGGAAAAGAAAAACACTGCATATCATGAGGCAGGACACACCCTTGTTGCTAGACTTATACCAGGTACAGATCCTATCCATAAGGTATCTATTATTCCAAGAGGGATGGCATTGGGCTTAACACAACAACTTCCAGTAGATGAAAAGCATACATATCCAAGGGATTATCTTATAAACAATATATCGGTTCTCATGGGTGGCAGGGTGGCTGAGGAGATTGTCCTCCATCATACGACAACAGGTGCCGGCAATGACATAGAAAGGGCAACGGAACTTGCCAGAAAGATGGTTTGTGAGTGGGGCATGAGCGAAAAGATGGGGCCTCTCGCATTTGGAAAAAAAGAAGAGCAGATATTTCTTGGGAGGGAGATTGCACAGCACAGGGACTACAGCGAACAAACTGCCATGGAGATAGACGCAGAGGTTAAAAAGATTGTAATGGACAACTATAACAGGGCAAAGACACTTCTTTCAGGAAATATTGATACACTCCATAGACTGGCAAAGGCGCTCCTTGAAAAAGAGGTCCTTGATGGCAATGATATAGACAGGATAATACGCGGTGAAGATAATCCAATGGAGCCTGCAACTCGCAACTCTTAAACTCATTTAACCATGTTTTCAATCAGGTACCTTCCTATTATTTCTGAAACCCAATCAAAGATTGAAATGGAAAAAATCGGGGTTGACCCTGTTGGCGTAAGCCTTATGTTAAACAAACTCCTTCATCTTAATTTAAAGGTGGAGGGACTGACACCCCCTCAGGCGAATATATTAAAACAGGAGTTTCTTTCTGTCGGCGGAGAGGCAGCTGTTCCAAGGGGTGTCATAACCTGTGATATAGATACAGCGGATGCAATACTTTCAGGGACTGAAAAACAGTTTGTGCATGTTATAGAAAAATTAAAACTCCAGCCATTTGGTCTTGAAGACATAGGCAATAGAATAAAAGATGTAATAGACAATATCCATAAAAAAGAATTTGTGATAAAGTGCAAAAATAAAGATATTGTTTTTGGCAGAAAGACGCTTGTTATGGGTGTCTTGAATATAACCTCTGATTCATTTTCTGACGGCGGGCTTTATATTAAGAAAGAAGATGCTGTTAAAAGGGTGATGGAGATGACAGATGACGGCGCTGACATAATTGATATAGGCGGCGAATCCTCCCGCCCCGGTTCATTGCCTGTTTCATTAAATGATGAACTTGACAGGGTTCTACCTGTCATAAAAGAAGTTGCTAAAAATGTAAATGTCCCAATATCAATAGATACAACAAAGGCAGAGGTTGCAAGGCAGGCAATTGAAAACGGCGCTGACATTGTAAATGATATAAGCGCATTAAGGTTTGATAAAGATATGGCGGATGTGTGCGCAAGGAATAATGTGCCTGTGATTTTGATGCATATGAGAGGCACTCCGCAAACAATGCAGACAAATTTAAAATATGATAATTTAATGTCAGAGATATTTTGTTATCTATCAGAGAGGATTGCCTTTGCAAAAGATGCAGGAATAAAACCAGAAAAGATAATGATTGACCCTGGCATTTGTTTTGGTAAATCTGCAGAAGATAATCTAAAGATTATAAGCAGGCTGGAGGAATTCAAGGGTTTTGGGATGCCGATTGTCATCGGCACATCAAAAAAATCATTCATAGGGAAAACCCTTAACCTTGATATTGATGATAGGCTTGAAGGGACTGCTGCAACAGTTGCAGCGAGCATCTTAAAAGGCGCAAATATTGTCCGCGTCCATGATGTGAAGGAGATGAGAAGGGTTGCGGATATGGTGGATGCGATAAAAAACCAAATGTAAGGAGGTAGTTGTAGATATGGATTCAAGAAAACTCTTTGGAACTGACGGCGTTAGGGGTGTTGCCAATGTGTATCCTATGACAGTAGAAATGGCAACACAACTCGGCAGGGCAATTGCGTATGTATTTAAAAAAGAGCCGAGGAGGCATAAGATTGTCATAGGCAAGGATACAAGGCTTTCCGGTTACATGCTTGAGAATGCTATGGTTGCAGGGATATGTTCAATGGGTGTGGATGTAATGCTGGTTGGCCCGCTCCCCACCCCAGGCATCGCATTTATAACCTCAAGCATGAGGGCAGATGCAGGCGTTGTCATATCTGCATCGCATAATCCGTATCAGGACAACGGCATAAAATTCTTTTCAAAGGATGGGTTTAAACTTCCTGATGAGATTGAAGGAGAGATAGAGGATTTTATATTAAATAATAATGAAATACCCTCCCATAGACCAATTGCCAGCGATATTGGCAAGGCATACAGGATTGATGATGCAATAGGCAGATATGTTGTCTTTGCAAAAAATACCTTTCCAAAGGAATTGACGCTTGATGGTTTGAAGATTGCTGTTGATTGTGCAAATGGGGCTTGTTATAAAGTTGCCCCCGAGGTCTTCTATGAACTTGGTGCAGAGGTATTTTCGATAGGCGTGAAACCGGATGGAGAGAATATAAATAAAGGATGCGGCTCTCTTTATCCTGATAGACTTGCAACTATTGTAAAGGAGAAGAAGGCTGACATTGGTATTGCACTGGACGGCGACGGCGACAGGATTATCCTTGTGGATGAAAATGGGAATATCCTTAACGGCGACTATATTATGGCAATATGTGCAGCGCGGATGATTAAGGAAAATAAACTTGCAAAAAATACATTGGTAACAACTGTAATGAGCAATATGGGTCTTGATGAGGCAGTAAAAGCCGCAGGTGGAAATCTGGTAAAGGTTGGGGTGGGGGACAGATATGTGGTGGAAGAGATGCTCAGGGGCGGTTATAACCTTGGCGGTGAACAGTCGGGTCATATAATATTTTTAGACCATACAACAACAGGGGACGGCATTATATCTGCATTACAGGTTCTTTCAATAATGGTGAAAGAAGGGCAAAGGCTTTCAGAGTTATCTAAAATAATGTATTCGTTTCCACAGGTGCTTCTTAATATAAAGGTTAGAGAGAAAAAGCCAATGAAGGACATACCTGCTGTTTTAGAGAGGATTAAAGAGGTTGAAAATGGATTAGATGGCAGAGGCAGGGTGTTTGTAAGATATTCCGGCACAGAGCCTCTTGCAAGGGTTATGATAGAGGGCAAGGATGAAAAGGCAATCAAAGGGATGGCAGATTATATTGCAGAGGCAATAGAAAAAGAAATAGGATGTAACTCAAACCTTCAGGTTTGAGAAATCAAGGCTAATGCCTTGAGTTACATGGAGTAAAATAACCATCCATGGCTAGACTTTCAGTAAATGTTGACCATATTGCAACGGTGAGACAGGCAAGAGGGGGAACCTTCCCTGACCCTGTTACAGGTGCGATGATTGCAGAGATGTCAGGTGCAGACAGTATTACTGCCCATCTCCGTGAAGACAGGAGACATATTCAGGACAGGGATATAATCTTATTAAGAAAGATGGTTAAAACAGGATTGAATCTGGAAATGGCTGCAACCAAGGAGATGCAGAAGATTGCCATAGATATAAAGCCTGATATGGTAACAATCGTTCCTGAGAAAAGACAGGAGTTGACAACAGAAGGCGGTTTGGATGTAATTGCAAATAATTACTTAAAAAAATACATAAAAACATTGAGGGATAACGGTATAAAGGTAAATCTCTTTATAGACCCTGAACCTAAACAGATAAAGGCAGCCCATCTTGCAGGTGCAAGCGGGGTGGAGATACATACAGGCAGGTATGCTGAATGTAAGGGTGAAAAAGAGATAGCAGCAGAACTTGCAAATATTTACAATGCCTGCACTCTTGCAGCAAAACTCAAATTATCTGTTCATGCAGGACATGGACTTGATTATCATAATATCAAGATGGTGAGAGAGATAGATGAGATTGAGGAGTTTGCCATAGGTTTTTCAATCGTTGCAAGGGGTATGTTCGTTGGTATTGAGAGGGCAGTCAGAGAGATGAAGGAGTTGGTGAGATGATATACGGCATTGGTGTTGACATAGTCCATATCCCAAAATTCAATAAGGCAGTAGAAAAATGGGGTGATAGGTTCAAAGAGAGGGTTTTTACAAAAAGCGAACTGGAATACTGTAAAAATAAAGGCTTTTCTGAACAGCATCTAGCAGTTCGTTTTGCTGCAAAAGAGGCATTATTCAAGGCATTGGGGAAAGGGATGAACTTTACTGATATTGAGATAATAAATAACGAGGCTGGTAAACCTGAGTTGAACTTTAAATCTCCAATCTCAAATCTCAAATCCCACATAACCCTTTCCCATGATAAGGACTACTGTATTGCACAGGTAGTATTAGAAGATAGAAATCAAACACCAAGGTAAATCTTTCTTACCTCTGATTCCTTTATTTCCTGAGACCTTCCCTCTGCCTCTATCCTGCCCTCATGCATAATATAGGCATAATCAGAAAAGGCAAGGGAATATTCCGCATTCTGCTCAACCATTAGTATTGTCAAGCCGGTCTCTTTTTTCAATCTCTCTATAGCGGCAAAGACCTCTCTAACAAGTTTTGGGGCAAGCCCCTGACTTGGCTCATCAAGCATCATTAAGTTTGGTTTTGTCATAAGTCCGCGGGCTATGGTGAGCATCTGCTGTTCTCCGCCGCTGAGTGTCCCTGCCATCTGGTTTACTCTATTTTTAAGTACAGGAAATAGTGAAAAAATCTTTTCAACCTCAATTTTGAACTCTCTACTCTCATATCTAAACTTTCTTCTATATGCTCCGATAATCAAATTTTCACGGACGGTCATGCCGGTGAAGAGATGCTTGCCTTCTGGCACAAGTGTAATACCCATCTGAACCTTTTTATGCGGTGCTAAAAATGTGATATCTTCCCCTTTATAAAGTATGTTTCCGCTCCATGGTTTTATGGTTGCCATGATACTTCTTAAAAGGGTTGACTTACCGGCACCATTTGGTCCAAGAAGGGCAGTTATAGACCCATTCTCTACCTTGAGGTTTGCTCCCCAGAGAACCTGCATTGGTCCGTATCCTGATTCAAGGTTGTCTATCTTTAACATCTCCTGTTTCCTTTGATGGACGACCAAGGTATATATCTATTACTTTGGGATCATTTAATGCCTCTAAAGTGGCTGCATCTACAATCTTTCTGCCGTTGTGCATTACAATAACCCTTTTGGCAAATCCGGTTACAGCACGCATAATATGCTCAACCATAGAAACAACGGCTATCCCTTCTTCCCCTTTTACCTTTTTCAGGAGGTTTACTATCATGTCTATATCTTTAGGCGGCATCCCTGCCATAGATTCATCCATAAGAAGGAGTTTTGGTTTCATTGCAAGTGCCCTTGCAATCTCCATCATCTTCTTTTCTACAGGTGTGAGTTTTCCTGCTAATTTATCTCCATGTTCATAAAAACCGATTAAACGGAGATAATAGTCAGATATTGCCATGGCCTTATCAATGTTTACTTTTCCACTCAGTGTGCCGAACATTGCCCCTATTGCTACATTTTCTCTGACTGTTGCTGAACCGAAGGGTCTTGGTATCTGAAATGTCCTTCCTATGCCGAGATGCGACCTTTTATAGGTGGGGAGATTGGTGATGTCCCTGCCTTCAAAGATAATCCTTCCCCTGTCAGGTTTATACACACCGCTTATGATATTAAAAAGTGTCGTCTTGCCGCTGCCATTCGGACCGACTATTCCAATAGTCTCTCCGCAGTCTAGTTCCAGATTCACACTGTCAACTGCGGTAAGCCCCCCAAATCTTTTTGTAACACCTTCAAGGATTAAAAGCGGCATAATGTCCCTACACGATTACCCCTTCCATTCGTGTCCCTTTCAACCTGGTTTTCAATAGTCCGATAAATCCCTGCGGGAAAACAACGATTATGACTATGATAATAGGGGCAAGGATAAAGAGCTGCAATCCGGGAAATATAACACTCAGCCAGTATTTCAAAGAGGCGTATATAATCCCTCCTATTACAGGACCTAACAAGGTTCCTGTTCCTCCAAGAAGGACAATTACAATAGCCTCTACTGCATAGGTAATTTCAAATACATCTGCAGGAAAGACATATGTGAGTTTCAATGCCCATGCTGAAGCCCCAATCAAGCCGCCAAAGGATGCACTGGTTATAAATGCGATAATCTTGTATCGGGTTGTATTGATTCCCATAACCCTTGCAGCATCTTCATCCTCCCGAAGTGCGAGCAAGGCATAACCTATTCTGCTATTCAGGTAAAAGAAGGTAACAAATGCAGTTGATACAGCAATAATGTAAACAAAGGCATCTGCCCAAAATGTAGAAATATAATTTGCGCCATCTGCTCCAAATGCAGTCCTTAGTGCCTTTGAAATAATGATGCCTTCTGCCCCCCCCCATATCCTTGCACCCTCTATCAGGTATCTGAAACCCTCATTTACACCAATGGTAGCAATTGCAAAATATGCCCCGCGAAGCCTTAAGGCAATAGCACCTACAGCCGTAGAAAGGAGGGCAGACATAACAAGCCCTGCGATAAGTCCTATAGGTACTATCCCCCATCCCAGCCACTGGATATCATGAAGATTTGATATGGTGATAGCCATACCATAAGAACCCATTGCCAGAAAGGCAACATAACCAAAGTCCACATAACCTGTCATCCCAAGAAAGATATTGAATGCCTGCCCCAGTGCAGCGTAGAAGACGAGTAATGCCATTGGCTGCCACATACCCTTTACATCCATGCCAATTAAAAACAGAACCAGATAGATGGAAGACACAAGGATGAGTGGATAATATCTCCTCATTACGACCTCACATTGAAAAGCCCTGTTGGTTTGACAAGGAGGATGATGAGCAGGAGAAAAAATGCCAGAAACTGGGTCATGCTGAAGGGTTCAAACCCTGGTATCAAGCCAAAAAATATATATGAGCCGTTCTCAATAAGACCAAAGATAAAGCCTGCCCAGAAACCGCCCCACGGCGACATAAGTCCACCCATAACTGCTATGACAAATGCCTTGAGGGTATATATCCCACCCATATAGGGATTTATTCCTACAGGTATAAAGAGGGTGAGGAGTGTTCCACCGAGGACTGTTAAGCCTGTGCCTGTGGCAAAACTCAAGGCATATATACCTTTTACATTAATCCCGCAGACACTTGCCCCTTCGCTGTCTTCCATAACTGCCCTTACAGCTCGCCCTGATTTTGCCTTTTTGAACCAGAGATAGAGAACTATGGATATTACTATGCTGGAAATAAGGGCATATATCTTGCCAAGAGGGATAGTGGTTACAGAGAGGTTTATCCTTCCTATGTCCCAGTTAAAGCCTCTGTAGTCAGGTCCCCATAAAAATTTTGCACCCTCTTCAAGGAGAATACCAATTGCAAATGTGGCAAGGAGGGTGGTAAGTTCAGGGGCATGGGTTAGTCTTCTTATAATCAGATAAAAGAAGATGAAACCAAGAACCATGCCGCCTGCTAAAGCCACAGGAATAGAGATTATAGGGGAGAGATTAAGCAGGGTAAACATCCAGAAGGCTATATATGCCCCGACCATAACAAATGCCCCGTGCCCCACATTCACAATTCGCAAGACACCAAATATCAGGCTCAAACCCATGGTCATCATCCCATAAACAGAACCTAATATCACGCCGTGGATAAGATTTCCTGATAATATAAGAAGAAAGATGGACATATTGCTTTCCTGTATAAATCTATAAAGGCATTTATTTCCTTCCAGGACATGCTGCCACTGGGTAGCACGGTTTGGCAGTTTGTGCCTCTATAGGCCAGATGATTTCCTTCTCCCCATTCTGCCACTGGATAAGCACCATCTGATGTTTTATCTGTTTGCCTGTATCAGGGTCTATACCCCATTCGCCGTAGAATGGGACAAAATGGAGTCTATTCATGGCTGCCCTTACCTTATCAGTATCAAGGCTCTGTGCCGTCTCTATTGCCTTAACATAAACAAGAATGGATGCTATTGCATCAGCAGCATGGTACTCAGGGTCTGTGCCTTTTGATACCTTACGAAACTCATTAATAAACCACTCCTGAGTTGGACCAAAGTATCCTGAACCTATTGTCTTTGAAGTTTCAATGCCGAATCTGGCACCGATTTCCCAGTGAGATGGACCGAGGAAACCATTTGCCTGTTTGCCAAGTGCCTGAATGAATGCAGGCAGTGTTGGTGCAACAAGGATTGATGCTGCTTTAACATCAATCCCCATGTCTCCTATCTGTTTTGCCAGAAGTTGCCCATCAGCGAAGTGTCCGCCTGCAAGGAGGATATCTGGATTTTTTATCTTCATCTCAGTGAGGGCAGGGGTCATGTCCTTTGCCTCTGCTGGATAGGTTCTTTCAAATACTATCTCAAAACCATTCTTTTTTATATATTCCTTTGCCCCATCCATAACAGTGCGTGAAAATTCATCATCTTTAAAGAAAAGGGCAACCTTTCTGGCATTCGGGTCTATTGACCTTACCATATCAAGGGCAGATAACTGGTATCTTGAACCGATGCCTATGGTCTGCACAGCATACCTGTATCCTTGTTCAAATATGCGGTCGCCTGCACCGCCATGAGACATATAAAGGGCTTTGTATTTCTCGGCAATAGGTGCACCAGCAATGGTCAGACCCGAGGAATATGGGGCAAGAAGGAATTTTACACTATCCACAGTAATTAGCCTTTCAAGAAGACTGGTTACACTCTCCTTTTTTGATTCATCGTCATAATATTTATACCTTATTGGAATCTTCTTACCCCCTATCTTGACACCGCCATAAACCTCATTAACCCACCTCTCGGCTATCTGAAAACCCCAGAAGCCCTGCTGCCCTTCTTTTGCAAACTTTCCGGTCATGCTTATAGGACCGCCGACAACTATCTCTTTTGGCAATTCGTCCCCTGCCACGGCATGCATAGATGGCAAGCAGATTACCGCAATTGCGGCAAGTAAAATTGTTATTAACCAACTTTTTTTATTCATTGTAGTGCCCTCCTTTCTACTATTAAGTTTAAAATCTATTTAACCCAAAAAATGCATTGGTTTTCCTTTATATCATGTGTATATCTGTTGTGTAAATAAATAAAACTAACCGTAAAATTGTCCGCTGCCTCGTCTGACAGGCAACTTGCCTGCCTGTGCCGTTGGCACGGCAGACAGGCAGGTTTCCCCAAAAATCAAAGTCTATTTTTGGGACTAATTACAAAGGTCAACTTTTTGCAGTTTCTAATTGACTACCATAATCTTTTTTCATAAACTTCCATTGTTTTAAAAGAAATATTATATCTGGAGGGCAAATCTAATGGATACACAAAATCAATTCCGCTGGTGGCACAAGGGGGATTTAGACGGTTTTTTTGGGCTTTTTGTTGACAATCTCATCCAGTTGATTTTAATAGTTGTGCTTTGCGGCGCTATTTTAAAGATGCCGGGGGAACTTGTCTATGGCAGGATACTCCCCGGTGTTGCAGTAAGCCTCCTAATCGGCAACATATTTTATGCATTCCAAGCGCGCGCCTTATCACACCGCACAGGACAGGCAAATGTAACAGCGCTCCCATACGGCGTTAACACGGTCTCTCTTTTTGCATACATCCTTTTTGTTATGAAGCCTGTTGTTGAGCAGACAAATGATATTGAACTTGCATGGCGCATCGGTTTGGCAGCGTGTCTCGGCTCCGGCATAATAGAATTTGGAGGCGCATTCATAGCAGGATGGGTAAAACGCACTACACCAAGGGCTGCCCTTCTTACGACATTGGCTGGCATTGCAATAACATTTATATCAATGGACTTCTGCTTCCGCATATTTGCCGACCCGCTTGTCGGCTTTGCGCCGCTTGCATTTATATTCATCCAATACATTGGAAGGATTTATCTGCCTAAAAAAATCCCTGCTGGTCTTGTGGCAGTTGTCAGCGGGACAATTCTGGCATGGCTGCTTGGAAGGATGAACAGCGATGCGCTCGTAAATGCAATGAATATCCAGTTGCAGATTCCAAACCTCTACATATTTGATTTGATGAGTGCGGTAACCTCGTCTTGCATGATTGCATTTCTGCCTGTAATCATACCAATGGGTCTATTCAATCTTTTGGGTTCTCTGCAAAACCTTGAGAGCGCTGAGGCTGCTGGAGACAAATACCCTGTTAAGAGTTCGCTTGCAGTAAACGGCATAGGGACAATTGCTGCTGCTGCATTCGGAAGCGCATTTCCAACAACCATTTACATCGGACATCCCGGATGGAAGGCAATGGGCGCAGGCGCAGGTTATTCTGTTGCAAACGGCGTTATCATAACATGTCTCTGCCTTCTTGGGCTTGTAGGTTTTGCAAGTTCCCTCGTGCCTATTGAGGCAGGCGCTGCAATACTTTTATGGATAGGCGTTACAATTGCAGCGCAGGCGTTTCAGGCAACGCCAAGCAACCATGCCCCGGCAGTGGTAGTCGGTTTCTTTCCTGCTATGGCTGCATGGGGGCTTTTGATGCTTGAAAGCGGACTCCGCGCAGCAGGGACGAACATCGGGGCTGTAGGGCTTCAATCCCTTGCAATACAATTGCCCATTGCCGGACTTATTTCTCTGGAGAGGGGCTTTATTTTTACATCAATGATATTGGCTGCCATGACAGTCGCCTTGATTGAAAAACATTACCGCGC is drawn from Deltaproteobacteria bacterium and contains these coding sequences:
- a CDS encoding ABC transporter ATP-binding protein, giving the protein MPLLILEGVTKRFGGLTAVDSVNLELDCGETIGIVGPNGSGKTTLFNIISGVYKPDRGRIIFEGRDITNLPTYKRSHLGIGRTFQIPRPFGSATVRENVAIGAMFGTLSGKVNIDKAMAISDYYLRLIGFYEHGDKLAGKLTPVEKKMMEIARALAMKPKLLLMDESMAGMPPKDIDMIVNLLKKVKGEEGIAVVSMVEHIMRAVTGFAKRVIVMHNGRKIVDAATLEALNDPKVIDIYLGRPSKETGDVKDRQP
- a CDS encoding ABC transporter ATP-binding protein yields the protein MLKIDNLESGYGPMQVLWGANLKVENGSITALLGPNGAGKSTLLRSIMATIKPWSGNILYKGEDITFLAPHKKVQMGITLVPEGKHLFTGMTVRENLIIGAYRRKFRYESREFKIEVEKIFSLFPVLKNRVNQMAGTLSGGEQQMLTIARGLMTKPNLMMLDEPSQGLAPKLVREVFAAIERLKKETGLTILMVEQNAEYSLAFSDYAYIMHEGRIEAEGRSQEIKESEVRKIYLGV
- the acpS gene encoding holo-ACP synthase yields the protein MIYGIGVDIVHIPKFNKAVEKWGDRFKERVFTKSELEYCKNKGFSEQHLAVRFAAKEALFKALGKGMNFTDIEIINNEAGKPELNFKSPISNLKSHITLSHDKDYCIAQVVLEDRNQTPR
- a CDS encoding ATP-dependent metallopeptidase FtsH/Yme1/Tma family protein, translated to MNQFVKNIAMWLIIIATMILLFNLFSHPQAPQERMSYSDFIQAVENGTVAEVTIQGNDIHGKLNDNKEFRTFAPQDPELIKTLRSKGIKIVVRPEDQGVSWSAILVSWFPLILLVAIWIFFMRQMQVGGGKAMAFGKSRARLLTEEQQKITFKDVAGIEEAKEEVSEIIDFLKDPKKFTKLGGRIPKGVLLIGQPGTGKTLLAKAIAGEAGVPFFSISGSDFVEMFVGVGASRVRDLFTQGKKNAPCIIFIDEIDAVGRHRGAGLGGGHDEREQTLNQLLVEMDGFESNEGVILIAATNRPDVLDPALLRPGRFDRTVVVPKPDIKGRAEILKVHTAKTPVADGVNIDVLARGTPGFSGADLSNLVNEAALLAARQGKDKVEMVDFNEAKDKVMMGKERKSMIISEEEKKNTAYHEAGHTLVARLIPGTDPIHKVSIIPRGMALGLTQQLPVDEKHTYPRDYLINNISVLMGGRVAEEIVLHHTTTGAGNDIERATELARKMVCEWGMSEKMGPLAFGKKEEQIFLGREIAQHRDYSEQTAMEIDAEVKKIVMDNYNRAKTLLSGNIDTLHRLAKALLEKEVLDGNDIDRIIRGEDNPMEPATRNS
- a CDS encoding branched-chain amino acid ABC transporter permease, coding for MSIFLLILSGNLIHGVILGSVYGMMTMGLSLIFGVLRIVNVGHGAFVMVGAYIAFWMFTLLNLSPIISIPVALAGGMVLGFIFFYLIIRRLTHAPELTTLLATFAIGILLEEGAKFLWGPDYRGFNWDIGRINLSVTTIPLGKIYALISSIVISIVLYLWFKKAKSGRAVRAVMEDSEGASVCGINVKGIYALSFATGTGLTVLGGTLLTLFIPVGINPYMGGIYTLKAFVIAVMGGLMSPWGGFWAGFIFGLIENGSYIFFGLIPGFEPFSMTQFLAFFLLLIILLVKPTGLFNVRS
- a CDS encoding branched-chain amino acid ABC transporter permease; this encodes MRRYYPLILVSSIYLVLFLIGMDVKGMWQPMALLVFYAALGQAFNIFLGMTGYVDFGYVAFLAMGSYGMAITISNLHDIQWLGWGIVPIGLIAGLVMSALLSTAVGAIALRLRGAYFAIATIGVNEGFRYLIEGARIWGGAEGIIISKALRTAFGADGANYISTFWADAFVYIIAVSTAFVTFFYLNSRIGYALLALREDEDAARVMGINTTRYKIIAFITSASFGGLIGASAWALKLTYVFPADVFEITYAVEAIVIVLLGGTGTLLGPVIGGIIYASLKYWLSVIFPGLQLFILAPIIIVIIVVFPQGFIGLLKTRLKGTRMEGVIV
- a CDS encoding pyridoxine 5'-phosphate synthase; this encodes MARLSVNVDHIATVRQARGGTFPDPVTGAMIAEMSGADSITAHLREDRRHIQDRDIILLRKMVKTGLNLEMAATKEMQKIAIDIKPDMVTIVPEKRQELTTEGGLDVIANNYLKKYIKTLRDNGIKVNLFIDPEPKQIKAAHLAGASGVEIHTGRYAECKGEKEIAAELANIYNACTLAAKLKLSVHAGHGLDYHNIKMVREIDEIEEFAIGFSIVARGMFVGIERAVREMKELVR
- the folP gene encoding dihydropteroate synthase; protein product: MFSIRYLPIISETQSKIEMEKIGVDPVGVSLMLNKLLHLNLKVEGLTPPQANILKQEFLSVGGEAAVPRGVITCDIDTADAILSGTEKQFVHVIEKLKLQPFGLEDIGNRIKDVIDNIHKKEFVIKCKNKDIVFGRKTLVMGVLNITSDSFSDGGLYIKKEDAVKRVMEMTDDGADIIDIGGESSRPGSLPVSLNDELDRVLPVIKEVAKNVNVPISIDTTKAEVARQAIENGADIVNDISALRFDKDMADVCARNNVPVILMHMRGTPQTMQTNLKYDNLMSEIFCYLSERIAFAKDAGIKPEKIMIDPGICFGKSAEDNLKIISRLEEFKGFGMPIVIGTSKKSFIGKTLNLDIDDRLEGTAATVAASILKGANIVRVHDVKEMRRVADMVDAIKNQM
- a CDS encoding phosphoglucosamine mutase, translating into MDSRKLFGTDGVRGVANVYPMTVEMATQLGRAIAYVFKKEPRRHKIVIGKDTRLSGYMLENAMVAGICSMGVDVMLVGPLPTPGIAFITSSMRADAGVVISASHNPYQDNGIKFFSKDGFKLPDEIEGEIEDFILNNNEIPSHRPIASDIGKAYRIDDAIGRYVVFAKNTFPKELTLDGLKIAVDCANGACYKVAPEVFYELGAEVFSIGVKPDGENINKGCGSLYPDRLATIVKEKKADIGIALDGDGDRIILVDENGNILNGDYIMAICAARMIKENKLAKNTLVTTVMSNMGLDEAVKAAGGNLVKVGVGDRYVVEEMLRGGYNLGGEQSGHIIFLDHTTTGDGIISALQVLSIMVKEGQRLSELSKIMYSFPQVLLNIKVREKKPMKDIPAVLERIKEVENGLDGRGRVFVRYSGTEPLARVMIEGKDEKAIKGMADYIAEAIEKEIGCNSNLQV
- a CDS encoding amino acid ABC transporter substrate-binding protein — its product is MNKKSWLITILLAAIAVICLPSMHAVAGDELPKEIVVGGPISMTGKFAKEGQQGFWGFQIAERWVNEVYGGVKIGGKKIPIRYKYYDDESKKESVTSLLERLITVDSVKFLLAPYSSGLTIAGAPIAEKYKALYMSHGGAGDRIFEQGYRYAVQTIGIGSRYQLSALDMVRSIDPNARKVALFFKDDEFSRTVMDGAKEYIKKNGFEIVFERTYPAEAKDMTPALTEMKIKNPDILLAGGHFADGQLLAKQIGDMGIDVKAASILVAPTLPAFIQALGKQANGFLGPSHWEIGARFGIETSKTIGSGYFGPTQEWFINEFRKVSKGTDPEYHAADAIASILVYVKAIETAQSLDTDKVRAAMNRLHFVPFYGEWGIDPDTGKQIKHQMVLIQWQNGEKEIIWPIEAQTAKPCYPVAACPGRK